DNA from Methylobacterium currus:
CTGGCCGCCCCAGGGACCGCCCTGCTGCGGGCCACCGTAGCCGGGCTGCTGCGGCGGGTAGCCTTGCGGGCCGCCATAGCCGGGCTGCGGCTGGCCGTAGCCGCCGCCCTGGTTGCCCCAGGCGCCGGCACGCTGCGGCGGCTGCTGCGGCTCGGGCCGCGAACCGCCGCCGAAGATGCTGGAGAAGAAGCCGCCTCCGCCGGATCCTTGCCCCGCACCCTGGCCGCCGCGCTGCGCCTCCGCCCGGGCCTGCTCGAGCTGCTGGTTGAGGCTCTTGATCGCCTCTTCCTGCACGTAGACGAGCTGCGCCAGGGCGTAGGGGGCGTAGGGCTGGGCGCGGATCTTGTCGGCGATGAAGCGCTCCGCGTCGGCATCGCGGGGCTGCTGCGCGGCCTGCTCCAGTCGCTGGAATATGCCGTTGATGACGTCGCG
Protein-coding regions in this window:
- a CDS encoding DUF2076 domain-containing protein, whose translation is MNSEERDVINGIFQRLEQAAQQPRDADAERFIADKIRAQPYAPYALAQLVYVQEEAIKSLNQQLEQARAEAQRGGQGAGQGSGGGGFFSSIFGGGSRPEPQQPPQRAGAWGNQGGGYGQPQPGYGGPQGYPPQQPGYGGPQQGGPWGGQPQAPQQRGGGFLATALPMAAGAAGGMLLGSALSNAFAGGHSSLGSMAGLGGAGAAGAGGETVVENNYFGNQGGSEDFGAPLGGDDAGFQDASFDGDMGDGGSDDWV